In Candidatus Aminicenantes bacterium, the DNA window GCGTCCGGACAAGCCACACTCTATACCGGCATCAACATTCCCGCGCGCTGGGGCCACCGGGGCAGTTACCCGGGATCCGGTCTGCGACGCGTTCTATACCGGGACAACCTGCTCAAGTCCCTTTCCAACTGCGGCCGGAAAGCTGTGTTTTTCAACGCCTATCCCCATTACTCTCAGTTGTTTTCCCCGCCACACCTGGAGTTAACAGCGGACGGGCAGTTCCATTTTTCAGCGGATTTCCCACAACAATTCCGCCGCCGCTTATCCACCACCACCTGCATGATGCTCAGCAGCGGCATGAAACCCCGCAATGAAGAGGATATCCGCCAGGGAACCGCCCTGTACCAGGATTTTTCCAACCTGTCCCTGATCCGGTTGGGGTTGGAAATGCCTGAATATTCTCCGGAACAAGCGGCGGATATCATTGCAAACAATGCCGCCGGGGTGGACTTTCTCTTATTCGAGTATTTTCAGACCGACATCTTCGCCCACCGCAAAACATTTCCTGAATGTGTTGACCTGGTCCGTCGCCTCGACAAACTGGTCGGGAGGTTGCTGGAGCAGATGGACCCGAAAAAAGACATCCTGATACTTACCAGTGACCACGGCAACCTGGAAGATTGTTCTCTGCGCTCCCATACCCGCAACCCCGTTCCGTTACTTGCATGGGGTGACAACGCGGATGGCTTCCGGCAGCGGATCCGGAATCTGGGGGATGTAACTCCAATGATCCGTGAATGGATGGGCTGTCCTGCCGCGAGCCTTTCAGCGCCTGCGGAAAAGAGCGGTTACAATGATTCCCGGCAACAGGAGTTGACATGAAATCATTTCGACATGAACTCTGGTTTAAAACCACGCAAAGACGGCAATTGGTCAACATCACCCCCACTTTGCATGAACTGGTTGGAAAAAGCGGGATCAGAGAGGGACTGCTCTTGTGCAACGCCATGCACATCACCGCCGGCGTATTCATCAACGATGATGAAAGCGGATTGCACAAAGATCTGGAGGAGTGGCTGGAAGGGCTCGCCCCCGAGAAACCGCACAGCCGCTATCGCCACAACAACGGTGAGGACAACGCTGATGCCCATCTC includes these proteins:
- a CDS encoding YjbQ family protein; translated protein: MKSFRHELWFKTTQRRQLVNITPTLHELVGKSGIREGLLLCNAMHITAGVFINDDESGLHKDLEEWLEGLAPEKPHSRYRHNNGEDNADAHLKRTIMGREVVVAVTGGSLDLGPWEQVFYGEFDGKRRKRVLVKIIGA